A section of the Euwallacea fornicatus isolate EFF26 chromosome 12, ASM4011564v1, whole genome shotgun sequence genome encodes:
- the tral gene encoding protein LSM14 homolog B isoform X1, giving the protein MTTGMPELGSKISLISKADIRYEGRLFTVDPQECTIALASVRSFGTENRDAQFPVPAQNQVYDYILFRGSDIKDIRIVNNVAPHPQPLNDPAIMQLSVPPSLGGQSFQQHPILGHMSHPPYGSFMPMGGLTTGAAPGLPGTIRSGSSAGGDSKPSELIISPPGGSADVGAPPPLLSPPPPAGEPSRPINDLSDSVLDFIGGGAASRSTTPASIGSRKSISVDQGTQAGTSQQRDGNRRQVKPIQPPRGQNQQQQHLRPRSRERRDSQNRPDNQNQGRPQTRGRPYQQQNNQSGYQNHQGGYQNNQGGYQNYTRGGGGWPNSNMRGVPRGRGRPRGAPFRPGTGAAGQTTNNKKSTLKFDSEYDFEQANTEFEELRSKLAKVKLEDAGSSKSEVVNGAVGGGPEAEKKDDSGNETGAGETEQEEDHEIFYDKAKSFFDKISCEAVERAKGKMQKTDWRQERKLNSETFGVAATRRGSYRGRGGFRGGFRGGYRGYNRYSQQRRSSDQPTNQQNQQPAFFHLYQEVDSGTIFTPLTAEEAVANKHDQSKGMDKNDVEVHETNPENADSKREESKIKDGLIVEEKVSVEEALSAKKIDQIAAADPPACVVKP; this is encoded by the exons ATGACCACGGGAATGCCGGAACTCGGGTCTAAAATCAGCCTCATCTCAAAAGCCGATATTCGATACGAAGGTCGGCTATTTACCGTTGATCCCCAAGAGTGTACAATAGCTTTGGCGTCCG TGCGGTCGTTTGGTACTGAAAACCGTGATGCCCAATTTCCAGTTCCTGCCCAAAACCAAGTGTATGATTATATTCTTTTTCGGGGTTCTGATATCAAGGATATTCGGATTGTGAACAATGTGGCACCTCATCCACAGCCCCTTAATGACCCTGCCATCATGCAGCTATCAGTACCTCCTTCTTTGGGCGGCCAATCATTCCAGCAGCATCCAATATTGGGGCACATGTCCCATCCACCTTACGGGTCCTTCATGCCAATGGGAGGTCTGACAACAGGAGCTGCACCTGGTCTTCCAGGAACTATTAGATCTGGATCGTCTGCTGGCGGCGATTCCAAGCCAAGTGAGTTGATAATTTCCCCCCCTGGGGGCTCAGCAGATGTTGGAGCGCCGCCTCCTTTACTATCTCCTCCACCTCCTGCAGGGGAGCCATCAAGGCCGATTAATGATCTTTCTG ATTCGGTTCTAGATTTTATTGGCGGTGGGGCAGCCAGTCGTAGTACCACACCTGCATCCATTGGATCTCGTAAATCTATATCTGTTGATCAGGGCACTCAGGCTGGAACTAGCCAACAGCGG GATGGCAACAGAAGACAGGTGAAACCTATTCAACCGCCCAGAGGTCAAAATCAACAACAGCAACATCTGCGACCTAGATCCAGGGAACGTAGGGATTCTCAAAACCGGCCCGATAACCAGAACCAAGGCCGACCGCAGACTAGAGGCAGACCGTATCAGCAACAAAACAATCAGAGTGGTTACCAAAACCATCAGGGCGGTTACCAAAACAATCAGGGAGGCTACCAAAACTACACTCGAGGCGGCGGTGGATGGCCCAACTCCAATATGCGGGGTGTGCCCAGAGGCAGGGGAAGACCGAGAGGTGCACCGTTCAGGCCCGGAACGGGTGCAGCGGGTCAAACGACCAATAATAAGAAGTCTACTCTTAAATTTGACAGTGAGTACGACTTTGAACAGGCAAATACTGAATTCGAAGAGTTGAGGAGCAAGTTGGCGAAAGTGAAATTGGAGGATGCCGGCAGTTCGAAATCCGAGGTAGTAAATGGAGCTGTTGGTGGCGGCCCAGAAGCGGAGAAAAAGGATGACTCCGGTAATGAGACGGGAGCTGGAGAGACTGAACAAGAGGAGGATCATGAG ATATTCTATGACAAAGCTAAGTCATTCTTTGACAAAATATCGTGCGAGGCAGTGGAACGTGCTAAGGGCAAGATGCAGAAGACTGATTGGCGTCAAGAAAGGAAACTTAATTCTGAGACATTCGGTGTAGCAGCCACAAGAAGAGGAAG CTATCGTGGACGTGGGGGTTTCCGAGGAGGATTTCGTGGGGGATATCGCGGTTACAACAGATACTCCCAGCAGCGCAGGTCCAGTGACCAACCAACAAATCAACAGAATCAGCAACCAG cattttttcatttatatcaAGAAGTCGATTCCGGAACCATTTTCACACCTCTCACAGCAGAGGAGGCGGTAGCTAATAAGCACGATCAGTCGAAGGGAATGGATAAAAATGACGTTGAAGTACACGAAACGAACCCCGAGAATGCGGATAGTAAAAGGGAGGAATCAAAGATAAAAGACGGCTTAATCGTCGAGGAGAAAGTATCCGTTGAAGAGGCGCTGTctgctaaaaaaattgatcaaatcgCGGCAGCCGACCCTCCGGCATGCGTAG TAAAACCATGA
- the tral gene encoding protein LSM14 homolog B isoform X3 — protein sequence MTTGMPELGSKISLISKADIRYEGRLFTVDPQECTIALASVRSFGTENRDAQFPVPAQNQVYDYILFRGSDIKDIRIVNNVAPHPQPLNDPAIMQLSVPPSLGGQSFQQHPILGHMSHPPYGSFMPMGGLTTGAAPGLPGTIRSGSSAGGDSKPSELIISPPGGSADVGAPPPLLSPPPPAGEPSRPINDLSDFIGGGAASRSTTPASIGSRKSISVDQGTQAGTSQQRDGNRRQVKPIQPPRGQNQQQQHLRPRSRERRDSQNRPDNQNQGRPQTRGRPYQQQNNQSGYQNHQGGYQNNQGGYQNYTRGGGGWPNSNMRGVPRGRGRPRGAPFRPGTGAAGQTTNNKKSTLKFDSEYDFEQANTEFEELRSKLAKVKLEDAGSSKSEVVNGAVGGGPEAEKKDDSGNETGAGETEQEEDHEIFYDKAKSFFDKISCEAVERAKGKMQKTDWRQERKLNSETFGVAATRRGSYRGRGGFRGGFRGGYRGYNRYSQQRRSSDQPTNQQNQQPAFFHLYQEVDSGTIFTPLTAEEAVANKHDQSKGMDKNDVEVHETNPENADSKREESKIKDGLIVEEKVSVEEALSAKKIDQIAAADPPACVVKP from the exons ATGACCACGGGAATGCCGGAACTCGGGTCTAAAATCAGCCTCATCTCAAAAGCCGATATTCGATACGAAGGTCGGCTATTTACCGTTGATCCCCAAGAGTGTACAATAGCTTTGGCGTCCG TGCGGTCGTTTGGTACTGAAAACCGTGATGCCCAATTTCCAGTTCCTGCCCAAAACCAAGTGTATGATTATATTCTTTTTCGGGGTTCTGATATCAAGGATATTCGGATTGTGAACAATGTGGCACCTCATCCACAGCCCCTTAATGACCCTGCCATCATGCAGCTATCAGTACCTCCTTCTTTGGGCGGCCAATCATTCCAGCAGCATCCAATATTGGGGCACATGTCCCATCCACCTTACGGGTCCTTCATGCCAATGGGAGGTCTGACAACAGGAGCTGCACCTGGTCTTCCAGGAACTATTAGATCTGGATCGTCTGCTGGCGGCGATTCCAAGCCAAGTGAGTTGATAATTTCCCCCCCTGGGGGCTCAGCAGATGTTGGAGCGCCGCCTCCTTTACTATCTCCTCCACCTCCTGCAGGGGAGCCATCAAGGCCGATTAATGATCTTTCTG ATTTTATTGGCGGTGGGGCAGCCAGTCGTAGTACCACACCTGCATCCATTGGATCTCGTAAATCTATATCTGTTGATCAGGGCACTCAGGCTGGAACTAGCCAACAGCGG GATGGCAACAGAAGACAGGTGAAACCTATTCAACCGCCCAGAGGTCAAAATCAACAACAGCAACATCTGCGACCTAGATCCAGGGAACGTAGGGATTCTCAAAACCGGCCCGATAACCAGAACCAAGGCCGACCGCAGACTAGAGGCAGACCGTATCAGCAACAAAACAATCAGAGTGGTTACCAAAACCATCAGGGCGGTTACCAAAACAATCAGGGAGGCTACCAAAACTACACTCGAGGCGGCGGTGGATGGCCCAACTCCAATATGCGGGGTGTGCCCAGAGGCAGGGGAAGACCGAGAGGTGCACCGTTCAGGCCCGGAACGGGTGCAGCGGGTCAAACGACCAATAATAAGAAGTCTACTCTTAAATTTGACAGTGAGTACGACTTTGAACAGGCAAATACTGAATTCGAAGAGTTGAGGAGCAAGTTGGCGAAAGTGAAATTGGAGGATGCCGGCAGTTCGAAATCCGAGGTAGTAAATGGAGCTGTTGGTGGCGGCCCAGAAGCGGAGAAAAAGGATGACTCCGGTAATGAGACGGGAGCTGGAGAGACTGAACAAGAGGAGGATCATGAG ATATTCTATGACAAAGCTAAGTCATTCTTTGACAAAATATCGTGCGAGGCAGTGGAACGTGCTAAGGGCAAGATGCAGAAGACTGATTGGCGTCAAGAAAGGAAACTTAATTCTGAGACATTCGGTGTAGCAGCCACAAGAAGAGGAAG CTATCGTGGACGTGGGGGTTTCCGAGGAGGATTTCGTGGGGGATATCGCGGTTACAACAGATACTCCCAGCAGCGCAGGTCCAGTGACCAACCAACAAATCAACAGAATCAGCAACCAG cattttttcatttatatcaAGAAGTCGATTCCGGAACCATTTTCACACCTCTCACAGCAGAGGAGGCGGTAGCTAATAAGCACGATCAGTCGAAGGGAATGGATAAAAATGACGTTGAAGTACACGAAACGAACCCCGAGAATGCGGATAGTAAAAGGGAGGAATCAAAGATAAAAGACGGCTTAATCGTCGAGGAGAAAGTATCCGTTGAAGAGGCGCTGTctgctaaaaaaattgatcaaatcgCGGCAGCCGACCCTCCGGCATGCGTAG TAAAACCATGA
- the tral gene encoding protein LSM14 homolog car-1 isoform X7 — MTTGMPELGSKISLISKADIRYEGRLFTVDPQECTIALASVRSFGTENRDAQFPVPAQNQVYDYILFRGSDIKDIRIVNNVAPHPQPLNDPAIMQLSVPPSLGGQSFQQHPILGHMSHPPYGSFMPMGGLTTGAAPGLPGTIRSGSSAGGDSKPNFIGGGAASRSTTPASIGSRKSISVDQGTQAGTSQQRDGNRRQVKPIQPPRGQNQQQQHLRPRSRERRDSQNRPDNQNQGRPQTRGRPYQQQNNQSGYQNHQGGYQNNQGGYQNYTRGGGGWPNSNMRGVPRGRGRPRGAPFRPGTGAAGQTTNNKKSTLKFDSEYDFEQANTEFEELRSKLAKVKLEDAGSSKSEVVNGAVGGGPEAEKKDDSGNETGAGETEQEEDHEIFYDKAKSFFDKISCEAVERAKGKMQKTDWRQERKLNSETFGVAATRRGSYRGRGGFRGGFRGGYRGYNRYSQQRRSSDQPTNQQNQQPAFFHLYQEVDSGTIFTPLTAEEAVANKHDQSKGMDKNDVEVHETNPENADSKREESKIKDGLIVEEKVSVEEALSAKKIDQIAAADPPACVVKP, encoded by the exons ATGACCACGGGAATGCCGGAACTCGGGTCTAAAATCAGCCTCATCTCAAAAGCCGATATTCGATACGAAGGTCGGCTATTTACCGTTGATCCCCAAGAGTGTACAATAGCTTTGGCGTCCG TGCGGTCGTTTGGTACTGAAAACCGTGATGCCCAATTTCCAGTTCCTGCCCAAAACCAAGTGTATGATTATATTCTTTTTCGGGGTTCTGATATCAAGGATATTCGGATTGTGAACAATGTGGCACCTCATCCACAGCCCCTTAATGACCCTGCCATCATGCAGCTATCAGTACCTCCTTCTTTGGGCGGCCAATCATTCCAGCAGCATCCAATATTGGGGCACATGTCCCATCCACCTTACGGGTCCTTCATGCCAATGGGAGGTCTGACAACAGGAGCTGCACCTGGTCTTCCAGGAACTATTAGATCTGGATCGTCTGCTGGCGGCGATTCCAAGCCAA ATTTTATTGGCGGTGGGGCAGCCAGTCGTAGTACCACACCTGCATCCATTGGATCTCGTAAATCTATATCTGTTGATCAGGGCACTCAGGCTGGAACTAGCCAACAGCGG GATGGCAACAGAAGACAGGTGAAACCTATTCAACCGCCCAGAGGTCAAAATCAACAACAGCAACATCTGCGACCTAGATCCAGGGAACGTAGGGATTCTCAAAACCGGCCCGATAACCAGAACCAAGGCCGACCGCAGACTAGAGGCAGACCGTATCAGCAACAAAACAATCAGAGTGGTTACCAAAACCATCAGGGCGGTTACCAAAACAATCAGGGAGGCTACCAAAACTACACTCGAGGCGGCGGTGGATGGCCCAACTCCAATATGCGGGGTGTGCCCAGAGGCAGGGGAAGACCGAGAGGTGCACCGTTCAGGCCCGGAACGGGTGCAGCGGGTCAAACGACCAATAATAAGAAGTCTACTCTTAAATTTGACAGTGAGTACGACTTTGAACAGGCAAATACTGAATTCGAAGAGTTGAGGAGCAAGTTGGCGAAAGTGAAATTGGAGGATGCCGGCAGTTCGAAATCCGAGGTAGTAAATGGAGCTGTTGGTGGCGGCCCAGAAGCGGAGAAAAAGGATGACTCCGGTAATGAGACGGGAGCTGGAGAGACTGAACAAGAGGAGGATCATGAG ATATTCTATGACAAAGCTAAGTCATTCTTTGACAAAATATCGTGCGAGGCAGTGGAACGTGCTAAGGGCAAGATGCAGAAGACTGATTGGCGTCAAGAAAGGAAACTTAATTCTGAGACATTCGGTGTAGCAGCCACAAGAAGAGGAAG CTATCGTGGACGTGGGGGTTTCCGAGGAGGATTTCGTGGGGGATATCGCGGTTACAACAGATACTCCCAGCAGCGCAGGTCCAGTGACCAACCAACAAATCAACAGAATCAGCAACCAG cattttttcatttatatcaAGAAGTCGATTCCGGAACCATTTTCACACCTCTCACAGCAGAGGAGGCGGTAGCTAATAAGCACGATCAGTCGAAGGGAATGGATAAAAATGACGTTGAAGTACACGAAACGAACCCCGAGAATGCGGATAGTAAAAGGGAGGAATCAAAGATAAAAGACGGCTTAATCGTCGAGGAGAAAGTATCCGTTGAAGAGGCGCTGTctgctaaaaaaattgatcaaatcgCGGCAGCCGACCCTCCGGCATGCGTAG TAAAACCATGA
- the tral gene encoding protein LSM14 homolog B isoform X4: protein MTTGMPELGSKISLISKADIRYEGRLFTVDPQECTIALASVRSFGTENRDAQFPVPAQNQVYDYILFRGSDIKDIRIVNNVAPHPQPLNDPAIMQLSVPPSLGGQSFQQHPILGHMSHPPYGSFMPMGGLTTGAAPGLPGTIRSGSSAGGDSKPSELIISPPGGSADVGAPPPLLSPPPPAGEPSRPINDLSDSVLDFIGGGAASRSTTPASIGSRKSISVDQGTQAGTSQQRDGNRRQVKPIQPPRGQNQQQQHLRPRSRERRDSQNRPDNQNQGRPQTRGRPYQQQNNQSGYQNHQGGYQNNQGGYQNYTRGGGGWPNSNMRGVPRGRGRPRGAPFRPGTGAAGQTTNNKKSTLKFDSEYDFEQANTEFEELRSKLAKVKLEDAGSSKSEVVNGAVGGGPEAEKKDDSGNETGAGETEQEEDHEIFYDKAKSFFDKISCEAVERAKGKMQKTDWRQERKLNSETFGVAATRRGSYRGRGGFRGGFRGGYRGYNRYSQQRRSSDQPTNQQNQQPEVDSGTIFTPLTAEEAVANKHDQSKGMDKNDVEVHETNPENADSKREESKIKDGLIVEEKVSVEEALSAKKIDQIAAADPPACVVKP from the exons ATGACCACGGGAATGCCGGAACTCGGGTCTAAAATCAGCCTCATCTCAAAAGCCGATATTCGATACGAAGGTCGGCTATTTACCGTTGATCCCCAAGAGTGTACAATAGCTTTGGCGTCCG TGCGGTCGTTTGGTACTGAAAACCGTGATGCCCAATTTCCAGTTCCTGCCCAAAACCAAGTGTATGATTATATTCTTTTTCGGGGTTCTGATATCAAGGATATTCGGATTGTGAACAATGTGGCACCTCATCCACAGCCCCTTAATGACCCTGCCATCATGCAGCTATCAGTACCTCCTTCTTTGGGCGGCCAATCATTCCAGCAGCATCCAATATTGGGGCACATGTCCCATCCACCTTACGGGTCCTTCATGCCAATGGGAGGTCTGACAACAGGAGCTGCACCTGGTCTTCCAGGAACTATTAGATCTGGATCGTCTGCTGGCGGCGATTCCAAGCCAAGTGAGTTGATAATTTCCCCCCCTGGGGGCTCAGCAGATGTTGGAGCGCCGCCTCCTTTACTATCTCCTCCACCTCCTGCAGGGGAGCCATCAAGGCCGATTAATGATCTTTCTG ATTCGGTTCTAGATTTTATTGGCGGTGGGGCAGCCAGTCGTAGTACCACACCTGCATCCATTGGATCTCGTAAATCTATATCTGTTGATCAGGGCACTCAGGCTGGAACTAGCCAACAGCGG GATGGCAACAGAAGACAGGTGAAACCTATTCAACCGCCCAGAGGTCAAAATCAACAACAGCAACATCTGCGACCTAGATCCAGGGAACGTAGGGATTCTCAAAACCGGCCCGATAACCAGAACCAAGGCCGACCGCAGACTAGAGGCAGACCGTATCAGCAACAAAACAATCAGAGTGGTTACCAAAACCATCAGGGCGGTTACCAAAACAATCAGGGAGGCTACCAAAACTACACTCGAGGCGGCGGTGGATGGCCCAACTCCAATATGCGGGGTGTGCCCAGAGGCAGGGGAAGACCGAGAGGTGCACCGTTCAGGCCCGGAACGGGTGCAGCGGGTCAAACGACCAATAATAAGAAGTCTACTCTTAAATTTGACAGTGAGTACGACTTTGAACAGGCAAATACTGAATTCGAAGAGTTGAGGAGCAAGTTGGCGAAAGTGAAATTGGAGGATGCCGGCAGTTCGAAATCCGAGGTAGTAAATGGAGCTGTTGGTGGCGGCCCAGAAGCGGAGAAAAAGGATGACTCCGGTAATGAGACGGGAGCTGGAGAGACTGAACAAGAGGAGGATCATGAG ATATTCTATGACAAAGCTAAGTCATTCTTTGACAAAATATCGTGCGAGGCAGTGGAACGTGCTAAGGGCAAGATGCAGAAGACTGATTGGCGTCAAGAAAGGAAACTTAATTCTGAGACATTCGGTGTAGCAGCCACAAGAAGAGGAAG CTATCGTGGACGTGGGGGTTTCCGAGGAGGATTTCGTGGGGGATATCGCGGTTACAACAGATACTCCCAGCAGCGCAGGTCCAGTGACCAACCAACAAATCAACAGAATCAGCAACCAG AAGTCGATTCCGGAACCATTTTCACACCTCTCACAGCAGAGGAGGCGGTAGCTAATAAGCACGATCAGTCGAAGGGAATGGATAAAAATGACGTTGAAGTACACGAAACGAACCCCGAGAATGCGGATAGTAAAAGGGAGGAATCAAAGATAAAAGACGGCTTAATCGTCGAGGAGAAAGTATCCGTTGAAGAGGCGCTGTctgctaaaaaaattgatcaaatcgCGGCAGCCGACCCTCCGGCATGCGTAG TAAAACCATGA
- the tral gene encoding protein LSM14 homolog B isoform X6 — protein sequence MTTGMPELGSKISLISKADIRYEGRLFTVDPQECTIALASVRSFGTENRDAQFPVPAQNQVYDYILFRGSDIKDIRIVNNVAPHPQPLNDPAIMQLSVPPSLGGQSFQQHPILGHMSHPPYGSFMPMGGLTTGAAPGLPGTIRSGSSAGGDSKPNSVLDFIGGGAASRSTTPASIGSRKSISVDQGTQAGTSQQRDGNRRQVKPIQPPRGQNQQQQHLRPRSRERRDSQNRPDNQNQGRPQTRGRPYQQQNNQSGYQNHQGGYQNNQGGYQNYTRGGGGWPNSNMRGVPRGRGRPRGAPFRPGTGAAGQTTNNKKSTLKFDSEYDFEQANTEFEELRSKLAKVKLEDAGSSKSEVVNGAVGGGPEAEKKDDSGNETGAGETEQEEDHEIFYDKAKSFFDKISCEAVERAKGKMQKTDWRQERKLNSETFGVAATRRGSYRGRGGFRGGFRGGYRGYNRYSQQRRSSDQPTNQQNQQPAFFHLYQEVDSGTIFTPLTAEEAVANKHDQSKGMDKNDVEVHETNPENADSKREESKIKDGLIVEEKVSVEEALSAKKIDQIAAADPPACVVKP from the exons ATGACCACGGGAATGCCGGAACTCGGGTCTAAAATCAGCCTCATCTCAAAAGCCGATATTCGATACGAAGGTCGGCTATTTACCGTTGATCCCCAAGAGTGTACAATAGCTTTGGCGTCCG TGCGGTCGTTTGGTACTGAAAACCGTGATGCCCAATTTCCAGTTCCTGCCCAAAACCAAGTGTATGATTATATTCTTTTTCGGGGTTCTGATATCAAGGATATTCGGATTGTGAACAATGTGGCACCTCATCCACAGCCCCTTAATGACCCTGCCATCATGCAGCTATCAGTACCTCCTTCTTTGGGCGGCCAATCATTCCAGCAGCATCCAATATTGGGGCACATGTCCCATCCACCTTACGGGTCCTTCATGCCAATGGGAGGTCTGACAACAGGAGCTGCACCTGGTCTTCCAGGAACTATTAGATCTGGATCGTCTGCTGGCGGCGATTCCAAGCCAA ATTCGGTTCTAGATTTTATTGGCGGTGGGGCAGCCAGTCGTAGTACCACACCTGCATCCATTGGATCTCGTAAATCTATATCTGTTGATCAGGGCACTCAGGCTGGAACTAGCCAACAGCGG GATGGCAACAGAAGACAGGTGAAACCTATTCAACCGCCCAGAGGTCAAAATCAACAACAGCAACATCTGCGACCTAGATCCAGGGAACGTAGGGATTCTCAAAACCGGCCCGATAACCAGAACCAAGGCCGACCGCAGACTAGAGGCAGACCGTATCAGCAACAAAACAATCAGAGTGGTTACCAAAACCATCAGGGCGGTTACCAAAACAATCAGGGAGGCTACCAAAACTACACTCGAGGCGGCGGTGGATGGCCCAACTCCAATATGCGGGGTGTGCCCAGAGGCAGGGGAAGACCGAGAGGTGCACCGTTCAGGCCCGGAACGGGTGCAGCGGGTCAAACGACCAATAATAAGAAGTCTACTCTTAAATTTGACAGTGAGTACGACTTTGAACAGGCAAATACTGAATTCGAAGAGTTGAGGAGCAAGTTGGCGAAAGTGAAATTGGAGGATGCCGGCAGTTCGAAATCCGAGGTAGTAAATGGAGCTGTTGGTGGCGGCCCAGAAGCGGAGAAAAAGGATGACTCCGGTAATGAGACGGGAGCTGGAGAGACTGAACAAGAGGAGGATCATGAG ATATTCTATGACAAAGCTAAGTCATTCTTTGACAAAATATCGTGCGAGGCAGTGGAACGTGCTAAGGGCAAGATGCAGAAGACTGATTGGCGTCAAGAAAGGAAACTTAATTCTGAGACATTCGGTGTAGCAGCCACAAGAAGAGGAAG CTATCGTGGACGTGGGGGTTTCCGAGGAGGATTTCGTGGGGGATATCGCGGTTACAACAGATACTCCCAGCAGCGCAGGTCCAGTGACCAACCAACAAATCAACAGAATCAGCAACCAG cattttttcatttatatcaAGAAGTCGATTCCGGAACCATTTTCACACCTCTCACAGCAGAGGAGGCGGTAGCTAATAAGCACGATCAGTCGAAGGGAATGGATAAAAATGACGTTGAAGTACACGAAACGAACCCCGAGAATGCGGATAGTAAAAGGGAGGAATCAAAGATAAAAGACGGCTTAATCGTCGAGGAGAAAGTATCCGTTGAAGAGGCGCTGTctgctaaaaaaattgatcaaatcgCGGCAGCCGACCCTCCGGCATGCGTAG TAAAACCATGA
- the tral gene encoding protein LSM14 homolog B isoform X5, which produces MTTGMPELGSKISLISKADIRYEGRLFTVDPQECTIALASVRSFGTENRDAQFPVPAQNQVYDYILFRGSDIKDIRIVNNVAPHPQPLNDPAIMQLSVPPSLGGQSFQQHPILGHMSHPPYGSFMPMGGLTTGAAPGLPGTIRSGSSAGGDSKPSELIISPPGGSADVGAPPPLLSPPPPAGEPSRPINDLSDSVLDFIGGGAASRSTTPASIGSRKSISVDQGTQAGTSQQRDGNRRQVKPIQPPRGQNQQQQHLRPRSRERRDSQNRPDNQNQGRPQTRGRPYQQQNNQSGYQNHQGGYQNNQGGYQNYTRGGGGWPNSNMRGVPRGRGRPRGAPFRPGTGAAGQTTNNKKSTLKFDSEYDFEQANTEFEELRSKLAKVKLEDAGSSKSEVVNGAVGGGPEAEKKDDSGNETGAGETEQEEDHEIFYDKAKSFFDKISCEAVERAKGKMQKTDWRQERKLNSETFGVAATRRGSYRGRGGFRGGFRGGYRGYNRYSQQRRSSDQPTNQQNQQPVDSGTIFTPLTAEEAVANKHDQSKGMDKNDVEVHETNPENADSKREESKIKDGLIVEEKVSVEEALSAKKIDQIAAADPPACVVKP; this is translated from the exons ATGACCACGGGAATGCCGGAACTCGGGTCTAAAATCAGCCTCATCTCAAAAGCCGATATTCGATACGAAGGTCGGCTATTTACCGTTGATCCCCAAGAGTGTACAATAGCTTTGGCGTCCG TGCGGTCGTTTGGTACTGAAAACCGTGATGCCCAATTTCCAGTTCCTGCCCAAAACCAAGTGTATGATTATATTCTTTTTCGGGGTTCTGATATCAAGGATATTCGGATTGTGAACAATGTGGCACCTCATCCACAGCCCCTTAATGACCCTGCCATCATGCAGCTATCAGTACCTCCTTCTTTGGGCGGCCAATCATTCCAGCAGCATCCAATATTGGGGCACATGTCCCATCCACCTTACGGGTCCTTCATGCCAATGGGAGGTCTGACAACAGGAGCTGCACCTGGTCTTCCAGGAACTATTAGATCTGGATCGTCTGCTGGCGGCGATTCCAAGCCAAGTGAGTTGATAATTTCCCCCCCTGGGGGCTCAGCAGATGTTGGAGCGCCGCCTCCTTTACTATCTCCTCCACCTCCTGCAGGGGAGCCATCAAGGCCGATTAATGATCTTTCTG ATTCGGTTCTAGATTTTATTGGCGGTGGGGCAGCCAGTCGTAGTACCACACCTGCATCCATTGGATCTCGTAAATCTATATCTGTTGATCAGGGCACTCAGGCTGGAACTAGCCAACAGCGG GATGGCAACAGAAGACAGGTGAAACCTATTCAACCGCCCAGAGGTCAAAATCAACAACAGCAACATCTGCGACCTAGATCCAGGGAACGTAGGGATTCTCAAAACCGGCCCGATAACCAGAACCAAGGCCGACCGCAGACTAGAGGCAGACCGTATCAGCAACAAAACAATCAGAGTGGTTACCAAAACCATCAGGGCGGTTACCAAAACAATCAGGGAGGCTACCAAAACTACACTCGAGGCGGCGGTGGATGGCCCAACTCCAATATGCGGGGTGTGCCCAGAGGCAGGGGAAGACCGAGAGGTGCACCGTTCAGGCCCGGAACGGGTGCAGCGGGTCAAACGACCAATAATAAGAAGTCTACTCTTAAATTTGACAGTGAGTACGACTTTGAACAGGCAAATACTGAATTCGAAGAGTTGAGGAGCAAGTTGGCGAAAGTGAAATTGGAGGATGCCGGCAGTTCGAAATCCGAGGTAGTAAATGGAGCTGTTGGTGGCGGCCCAGAAGCGGAGAAAAAGGATGACTCCGGTAATGAGACGGGAGCTGGAGAGACTGAACAAGAGGAGGATCATGAG ATATTCTATGACAAAGCTAAGTCATTCTTTGACAAAATATCGTGCGAGGCAGTGGAACGTGCTAAGGGCAAGATGCAGAAGACTGATTGGCGTCAAGAAAGGAAACTTAATTCTGAGACATTCGGTGTAGCAGCCACAAGAAGAGGAAG CTATCGTGGACGTGGGGGTTTCCGAGGAGGATTTCGTGGGGGATATCGCGGTTACAACAGATACTCCCAGCAGCGCAGGTCCAGTGACCAACCAACAAATCAACAGAATCAGCAACCAG TCGATTCCGGAACCATTTTCACACCTCTCACAGCAGAGGAGGCGGTAGCTAATAAGCACGATCAGTCGAAGGGAATGGATAAAAATGACGTTGAAGTACACGAAACGAACCCCGAGAATGCGGATAGTAAAAGGGAGGAATCAAAGATAAAAGACGGCTTAATCGTCGAGGAGAAAGTATCCGTTGAAGAGGCGCTGTctgctaaaaaaattgatcaaatcgCGGCAGCCGACCCTCCGGCATGCGTAG TAAAACCATGA